A window of Costertonia aggregata contains these coding sequences:
- a CDS encoding ATP-binding protein, producing the protein MDNIFKPFGRLHSKSTYAGTGIGLALCKRVVEIHKGFIDVDSDGKAGTTFTVYIPINKKNGHKLFS; encoded by the coding sequence GTGGATAATATATTCAAACCTTTTGGTAGGTTGCACAGCAAAAGTACGTATGCAGGTACGGGTATCGGGTTGGCATTATGTAAACGAGTCGTGGAGATCCATAAGGGTTTTATTGATGTGGATTCCGATGGAAAAGCCGGTACTACTTTTACGGTTTATATACCCATAAATAAAAAAAATGGCCATAAGCTATTTTCATGA
- a CDS encoding helix-turn-helix domain-containing protein, whose amino-acid sequence MPKIEINKVNVVTVLKTVSDSLNGNFRSGNGEAIMTIDNEYGVGSVMAFDFSGNISCLVYNIEFKNQVEYFIEEKEERHLYFIHVLQGYFAYKLEAEAHFHKLGEHENIIVEIDPEQRTQVRIPKDISLKYLVINVDNSSIDVNFDNPTADLSEALQTVFSTEKNKGHYRYHGKYSLPVMSAMKELYKLNEISPAAKIIKEGIVRKILGYQLLEYEQNLKTPWRNLLSKTEFDNFQKIISYIESNLSQKHSVGNLAEIGNSSEKKIQQIFKRLYNKTAIEFVNELRMEKSRELLLGSNLNITEIAFSLGFSNTSYFTTLFKRKYKYSPKAYQKKFKQE is encoded by the coding sequence ATGCCTAAAATTGAGATAAATAAAGTTAATGTTGTTACCGTTTTAAAAACTGTTTCCGATAGCTTGAACGGAAATTTTCGGTCAGGTAACGGCGAGGCCATCATGACCATCGATAACGAATATGGGGTAGGCAGTGTCATGGCATTCGACTTCTCCGGTAATATTTCCTGTTTGGTTTATAACATCGAGTTCAAAAATCAAGTGGAGTATTTTATCGAGGAGAAGGAAGAACGCCACTTGTATTTTATTCATGTTCTGCAGGGTTATTTTGCATACAAATTGGAGGCAGAGGCCCATTTCCACAAATTGGGCGAACATGAAAATATCATTGTTGAAATCGACCCCGAACAAAGAACCCAAGTTCGTATCCCAAAGGACATTTCATTGAAATATCTGGTCATTAATGTAGACAACTCGAGCATTGACGTAAATTTCGATAACCCCACCGCCGACCTCAGCGAGGCATTACAGACCGTTTTTTCGACTGAAAAAAATAAGGGACATTATCGGTACCACGGCAAATATTCCTTACCTGTAATGAGCGCGATGAAAGAATTATATAAGTTAAACGAAATAAGTCCGGCAGCTAAAATAATCAAAGAGGGCATTGTTCGCAAAATACTGGGGTATCAATTGCTAGAATACGAACAGAACTTAAAAACACCGTGGCGTAATCTTTTATCAAAAACGGAATTCGATAATTTTCAAAAAATCATCTCGTATATCGAATCGAATCTGTCACAAAAACATTCCGTAGGTAATCTTGCCGAAATTGGAAATTCGTCGGAAAAGAAGATACAACAAATTTTTAAAAGGCTTTACAATAAAACGGCTATCGAGTTTGTCAATGAACTCCGTATGGAGAAAAGCCGGGAGCTGCTATTGGGTTCCAATTTGAACATTACCGAAATAGCCTTTTCACTAGGCTTCTCCAATACAAGTTATTTTACAACGCTTTTTAAAAGAAAATACAAGTACAGCCCCAAAGCATACCAAAAAAAGTTCAAACAGGAATAA
- a CDS encoding response regulator: MNGNIKKKILVDDDEDNRFLFAEAFEDLKVGAELLLFEDGLTLLEYLKKNRLPFR; the protein is encoded by the coding sequence ATGAACGGGAACATCAAAAAAAAAATCCTTGTCGATGACGATGAAGACAATCGCTTTCTCTTTGCGGAAGCGTTCGAAGACCTTAAGGTAGGCGCAGAACTACTGCTTTTTGAGGATGGTCTTACATTGCTAGAATATTTAAAAAAAAATCGACTGCCATTTAGGTAA
- a CDS encoding response regulator — MFENTAQSTEIERNFRDHLFYLFLERDVNMAFENGANGYLKKPTSFGVFKDLIKKAILARFSAQSGELSKAEFFLK; from the coding sequence GTGTTTGAAAATACTGCGCAATCGACAGAAATTGAAAGAAATTTTCGTGACCATTTATTCTACCTCTTCTTAGAACGCGATGTAAATATGGCTTTTGAAAATGGAGCCAACGGCTATCTCAAAAAGCCTACCAGTTTTGGGGTATTTAAAGACTTGATTAAAAAGGCCATACTTGCAAGATTCTCAGCTCAGAGCGGTGAATTGTCTAAGGCAGAATTTTTCTTGAAATGA
- a CDS encoding helix-turn-helix domain-containing protein: MQLQHKQLNKLNHQLGGSITKVEEDRIMQCHNEKGIGRVVSIPLEAGISYTEYNLNLKEDNELVLENTTGSVLYFIYCLEGQFHYKWKNENGQRGTIEELQTVILGSKESSLKLQIPKEQAISFAVIKVDKTNTFQSESGEDVALNQQLFYQFFTVCKSERFAYHGTFNLKIKEQLLQIRTIRETGLVRKLLIKGIIHFTLALELKQYRRDREKHQGLNTRLTKKELLRVNEAIETIEHRPEYSYNIDYLCRQYGLSAAKLQEGFKVLQGCTVVNFIKKQRVELAEELIKAGELNISEIVYTIGFTSRSYFSKIFKQRFNCTPKYYQDRCKNRVMA, from the coding sequence ATGCAGCTACAACATAAACAACTTAACAAACTGAACCATCAATTAGGTGGAAGTATCACTAAGGTTGAAGAAGACCGCATCATGCAATGCCATAATGAGAAAGGCATCGGGCGAGTGGTCTCCATTCCGCTTGAGGCAGGAATTTCATATACCGAGTACAATTTGAACTTAAAGGAAGATAACGAATTGGTTTTGGAGAACACTACAGGTTCGGTATTATATTTTATCTATTGTCTAGAAGGACAATTTCATTACAAATGGAAAAACGAAAATGGGCAAAGAGGAACAATCGAAGAATTGCAAACCGTAATTTTGGGTAGTAAAGAATCCTCATTAAAGTTGCAAATTCCGAAGGAACAGGCTATTAGTTTTGCCGTAATTAAAGTAGATAAAACGAATACATTTCAAAGCGAATCGGGCGAAGACGTAGCATTGAACCAGCAACTCTTTTATCAATTTTTTACAGTCTGCAAATCTGAACGCTTCGCATACCACGGAACGTTCAATTTAAAAATCAAGGAGCAATTATTACAGATTAGGACCATAAGAGAAACAGGTCTGGTACGGAAACTTCTGATTAAAGGTATCATACATTTTACCTTGGCCTTGGAACTAAAGCAATACCGAAGAGACAGGGAGAAACACCAAGGTCTTAATACCCGTCTTACAAAAAAAGAACTTCTAAGGGTTAATGAGGCGATAGAAACTATTGAACACCGACCCGAATATTCGTATAACATCGATTATCTATGTCGGCAATATGGTCTTTCTGCGGCAAAATTGCAAGAAGGATTTAAGGTACTGCAAGGTTGTACCGTTGTGAATTTTATTAAAAAACAACGGGTGGAATTAGCGGAAGAATTGATTAAAGCTGGGGAACTCAACATTTCGGAAATAGTGTACACAATCGGATTTACAAGTCGTAGCTATTTCTCCAAAATATTCAAGCAACGTTTCAATTGCACTCCGAAATATTATCAAGATAGATGTAAAAATCGGGTTATGGCATAA